TGATGTAGATCTCCGCGTTTTCGTCGTGGTGGATCAGCAGGGCGGGATTCGCTGGTACGTTTTGAAGCGAAAAAGTTTTTCGCAGCCAGATGTCATTGGTCGTCCAGACAGTGCCGACACGGGCACCTGGAGTGTCGCGGGTCCCGAAACCAGCTTGGCCGTCTTTCCAGTCGCTTTCACGAAAGTCGCTCTTAGTCCAGTTTTCCGCCGGTTGTTTCAGTGAAAACTTCCAGGAATCGGCGATTTCTTGGCCCTGGACAGAGTTGCCGAGGAACAGAGTGTTGGCGAGAAAGGTGGTAGGAAGCCCTACCGAGAGCATCGCTGCGGCCAACAGCGAGCCAGTTCGTTTGAAGTCCAGTTTCATGTGACCTATTCGTCTAGCAACGGAGGGAAATGTGGGGATTCTGTATCTTACCACCCATGCGAATGGCGGCCATGAGACGGTCCGTAATCATGCTTCGATCCGTTATCAGCCGCTAAGGCGACTTCGGGGTCCGCAAAGTGTCTCAGTCGGCTGAGACGAGACTTCAACGCGTTCAGATTTCCCCGCATCAAACGGTCGCAAGGCTGGCGTCGGCCTAGACGGATCTCATTTCGTCGCGACCGGGACTATTGGCAAATCGATGACAGGCCGGCCGGGAGCACCGTGGTCGTGCGTGTACGCAGGAAATGGTCTGGTGCTTGCGTCGATCACGATCCTTGGGCTGTGTCGTTGATAGGGATCGCCAGCTAATCGAGTTCGAGAAAACGAAGTGCCCTGCAATGGTGGATTGGAATACCCTGCGGGCACGCACGATTTGCTCTCATTCGCACCGGACCTTCAAGAAGTCTTAATGTTGCTGGAGGAATGAGAAAGCTAAGTCTTTAATTCTCTAAAAAGGCGATAGCTCATCACAATTGGCGTGTTAGCTACTGTTGAGAACACTCCCTAGTACATCGTTCCATATGAAAATACGGGTTCGGTTCATCAGCCGACGGGCGTTAGCCCTGGTTATTGCACTGAAACCGTGGCTAACGCCATACGGCTAATCCTAAATTCGATTTGGAACGAAGCGCTAGTGTTCTGGACACCAATCCGTTGATCATCCTGGTCAACGATGAAAGATCGCACACCTTATTGCAGGGTATTCGAACGTCCTACGCCAAGCACTGTCAATCAACCAGATCAGTTGCCGAATGCTCCAGAGTGTTTCGCAATGGCGGTCGCCGCGTTGATCGAGTGCTCGATACTTCGTCATGTCATGGAAGCAATGGCATTTGATGAAGTGCATCGGAGCGTGAGGTGTTGAGAACAGACATTTGCCGCCAAGTGGCAGATGCCATACCCGCCGAATCGACCATGGCAACAGTACAACCACATCTAAGCGAAACGAAACGACAAAGCTATCTGAGCAGCATCATTATGGGGGGCATTGTGTGCTGTTCAATTCCGCTCGGTCTGTTTGCTTACAGTAAGAACACTTTCTCCCCGCAGCGACAACTGACGCTCCGGCCGCTGACCGAAGAGCAGATTGCCGCTGAGCGAGCGCGTGAAGCTGCGATCGGCAAGCAGATGGCTGGCAACGATAACCATCCTCAAATACAGGCATTGATTTCGTTCAAGGGGCGGAGCGAACCAGTTCTTCAAGATCAAGCGTCTGTCTCGCTTAGCGATTCGACCGAAGTGATCGGTGTCAAAGTCGACGGCGTTGAGTGCGCCTTTGTGCTTGAGCCGATGGCCCGCCCTGAAAACCATATTCTCAATATGATGTTGGCCGATAAGGCGGTGACGGTCACCTATTGTGACTTAGCGAACTGTGTTCGAGTTGTCACGGATCAACGAGAAGAGTCGATTCCGCTGAACATTGGTGGTTTGGACATCTACAACCGGATGATTGTCGAGCTAGATGGAGAGCTCTATGCCCAGTCCAGCAAGAACCTCCCTTTGATGGACTTGCCTTTTGAAAGGACGACGTGGGGTGACTGGCGCCGCAGCAATGAAGAAACCAAAATTTGGATTCCTTGATCTCCGGTAGAGTTCAGCTGTCGGATCGCTTTGCGGTGCGACTTCCATTGCGGCTTTGCTAGATAGGCGTGGTTTGATGAATGATCAGCTGGCCTTTGCCAATCGGTAGCACCGCTTGCGAGAATCGCTGACTGTCTGAAAGGTATCGCCGCAGCGGAACGAGTTCTTCAGGGTGTGACTGCGCGTTGTCGACCACGATCAATCCGAACTGGGTGACGCGAATTAGGTCGTCCGCCCAGTCCAGATACGCGGACCGGTCGGAGTCAAGAAATACCAGCTGGTAGGTCGACGTCGGGCAGCGACTCAGAAAAGCACCGCCGTCGCTTGTGTGAAGCGTCACATCTTTCAACAATCCGCTCTGTTCTAAGTTCTCGCGAGCCATTTCCGTTTTGCGAGGACTGTGATCAACGGTGTCGATCACCGCACCAATTCTTTGTGCCGCACGGGCGAGCCAAATGGTTGAGTAGCCGTTCGAGGTGCCGAGTTCAAGAATTCGTTTTGGTTTCAAATCCGAAACCAATAGGTCAAGAAATGCGCCGGTGGATGGAGTGATGTTCAGCATTTTTGACGAACGGTCGACGCTGGTCTCATCGTTCAATTGACCAGTCGTGTAGATCTGATCGAGCAGCTCGTCGATTTCCATGGTTATTCCCGTGGCATGCGTTCCTGCGGCGAACCGAACAGTCACTTCGAACTACAGCGACCCAAGTCATCGATAGTTCCAACAAATATGTGGATACTCATCAGCTACGATGAGGCCTGAGCTGTGCTTAAGATAGACGACCGGACTAACAGATTGAGGTCCCCTGCTGCGCTGTAGGGGACATTCTGTTTGTCGATCATCTCTTGGTTCATCGCGGCGAAGAAAATTGCCTTGCCTCAACTTCTCGCACAGTTGCGGTGTCCATTGGCTACAAGGGTCGTCCCGGTGCGTGCGATGGATATCCATTGTGTAGCGATCCAAAGAGTCGCGATATTATTTGCGAAAGATGCTACCAGCGATCGATGAGATCCCAGCGACAACACCGACGAGTCCTAGAAGCGGTACACGTCCTGTCAAATAACCATTGACGAGGAAAAGCATCCCTACGACGAGCAAAATTGCACCAGTCGTGGCGCTACCCTTGCCTTTAGCAGCAAAGGCCAGGGACTCGGATTTCAGGCTCGGGGACCGCTGCTCATCGGGCGTTCGCAAGAAATGCAATGCGAATCCAAAAACAGAGCCAATCACCGCTCCACATACCAGCACGATCCCGACCAATGCTGGAGACTGAGTGATACCCGGGGTTGCGGCTATGATAAGAGCGAAAAGAAGAAGGCCAATTACCGCACCGATGCCCGTCGATTTCATAGTTGCGCGTCTGTCAATTGTAGGTTTGCGAGATCTGTCGAGCAAAACGATAAGGTGTAGATCGCATACCACAAGTGGAGGACAAAACGAAAAGCCCATTGGTGCGCCGGGTCGCTTCAATCGGATAACTAGAGATCGACGGGGCGCTTCGTGTTCCCTTTTATCAATTTGATGCGAACCTCACGTTGATGGAGTCGCTGTGAAAACGCCAGCGTACTACTAGCTCCGCCGATTCACCGTCTTTAGAACAGCAAGAGGGCACAGAAGCGGGAATTTACTAAGCAACCGCTCTTGGACCGATCGCTAGCGGTAGCATATACTGCAGCATCTGCCACCTCTGGAGACTGAGCTTGCACCGGTTTGTCGCGTTCTTATTGCTACCAGTTCTAACCTTTGGGAATGTTTCTCCACATTTCCATTGGGGCGATTCTGCGCCGCTAGAACACGCGAGTCGACCGCACGTGCATGTCGACGGACATGATCACGCACATCATTCTCATCATCACGACCGTTCTCATTCAGATCGGAAGTCAGAACTGAGTTCGCAGGCGTCATCTTGTGACCTTGAGATTCCGGTCGACCATGATTCGACAGCTGTTTATCTGGCTGTAGACCTGACATTCGCTTGCACGACTAGAAACGTTTCTGCACCTCAGGATCTCGCTGTTCATGCTGACTTGTCAAACGCATTTTCCAGCGATTTAGATCGGGCAGTTGAAGCTCCTCAAGGGACCAGGTTCATCGCAGGCCCGCGTCCTATCTATTTGTTGCATGCTGCGCTGAGGCTTTAGGCGGCAGTTGTTGAACACGATTGTTCGACATCAATTGCTGCGTTCTTTTTATAGTTTTCAGCGTCAAGGGTTTCTGATTCTCCATCGGATTACCGCTGACCTCGTCTTTACTGCGCTGATGATATCTCGTTTGAATTGAACGGGTGACGGCAGCGTTGAGCAACACGATATGTCGCTTCATAAAGCTTTTCGAGTGTTGATAGGCCCTGCCATCGTTGTGGCATGTGTCGGGTGTTTGTGGATGTTTCGTTCCACCTTGATGCCACATGCATCTCCTTCCAATGCGGCGGCTTCGGAGTCTGGTTCTGCGACCTCTGACCTAAAGGTTCTCGAGCTCAATTCGCAAGCAAGAAAGAATCTTGAGTTGGTTTCAAAATCAGTCAAACCGACCGACTATTGGCGAGTTGTGACAATTCCGGGCATGGTACAGGATCGACCGGGAGTCTCCGATCGGGGAGTCACTTCACCTGCAGTTGGCGTTGTATCGAAGATCCATGTGTTTCCGGGGGACACCGTTCGGCC
This genomic interval from Stieleria sp. JC731 contains the following:
- a CDS encoding DUF3179 domain-containing (seleno)protein; translation: MATVQPHLSETKRQSYLSSIIMGGIVCCSIPLGLFAYSKNTFSPQRQLTLRPLTEEQIAAERAREAAIGKQMAGNDNHPQIQALISFKGRSEPVLQDQASVSLSDSTEVIGVKVDGVECAFVLEPMARPENHILNMMLADKAVTVTYCDLANCVRVVTDQREESIPLNIGGLDIYNRMIVELDGELYAQSSKNLPLMDLPFERTTWGDWRRSNEETKIWIP
- a CDS encoding O-methyltransferase; translation: MEIDELLDQIYTTGQLNDETSVDRSSKMLNITPSTGAFLDLLVSDLKPKRILELGTSNGYSTIWLARAAQRIGAVIDTVDHSPRKTEMARENLEQSGLLKDVTLHTSDGGAFLSRCPTSTYQLVFLDSDRSAYLDWADDLIRVTQFGLIVVDNAQSHPEELVPLRRYLSDSQRFSQAVLPIGKGQLIIHQTTPI